From a region of the Drosophila virilis strain 15010-1051.87 chromosome 3, Dvir_AGI_RSII-ME, whole genome shotgun sequence genome:
- the LOC6624382 gene encoding keratin-associated protein 19-3: MSYQQITAGRSFWLYLVLAAAMLQSQLVKSQYSGFPYYGGGVATAGSAYGGGMLGNGYGYGYGYPQYYSYPGYGYTYPSYGYGSGVGSGFGGGAGGYGYPSYGYPGYGYGYPYAGTNTAFASSSGGFASASVGSGGGYYG, encoded by the exons ATGTCATACCAACAGATAACCGCAGGTCGCAGTTTTTGGCTATACTTGGTTTTGGCAGCTGCAATGCTGCAGAGTCAGCTGGTAAAATCTCAATACAGTGGCTTTCCCTACTATGGTGGAGGAGTCGCAACTGCAGGCTCTGCATATGGGGGCGGCATGTTGGGTAATGGATATGGTTATGGATACGGCTATCCACAGTACTATTCATACCCTGGCTACGGCTACACATATCCCAGCTACGGGTACGGTAGCGGAGTCGGAAGTGGGTTCGGAGGCGGAGCCGGAGGCTATGGTTACCCAAGCTATGGATACCCTGGCTATGGTTATGGTTATCCTTATGCGGGCACGA ACACTGCCTTTGCGAGCAGCAGCGGAGGATTCGCAAGCGCAAGTGTGGGTAGCGGCGGCGGTTACTACGGTTAA